A stretch of Fusobacterium massiliense DNA encodes these proteins:
- a CDS encoding PBECR4 domain-containing protein, with amino-acid sequence MQGNIVLKKLSLAQKIYEEYFLNKEFLCVYEEQGVFKEFKLVFNSGHFKHLTGVEYIKNNQESSAKNFYKAVKNGRLNLSNIKIGNFAKIKLKYFPDLQNIFYSPSIYYKFSPEKGNSNWLFIDSFITKNNSKFKATSLGITEESNNKFVPSSLFYDIPERKGKYIGKVLLVGFRNILEKETVYNTIFRVANIHNISNEIKNKFRNLENYNCFTGNILKNFQHKKGEFRWIAKDDVIKQGISKKINAELKTLNNSNLDEEKIYKSTPIGYYNVIDLEISEEIEKNFVSLKQEKTITIKSSKK; translated from the coding sequence ATGCAGGGAAATATAGTTTTAAAGAAATTAAGTCTTGCTCAAAAAATATATGAAGAATACTTTTTAAATAAAGAGTTTTTATGTGTTTATGAAGAACAAGGGGTATTTAAAGAATTTAAATTAGTGTTTAATTCTGGACATTTTAAACATCTTACAGGAGTTGAATATATAAAAAATAATCAGGAGAGTTCTGCTAAAAATTTTTATAAAGCTGTTAAAAATGGGAGATTAAATTTATCTAATATTAAAATTGGAAACTTTGCAAAAATTAAATTGAAATATTTTCCAGATTTACAAAATATTTTTTATTCCCCTTCAATTTATTATAAATTTTCTCCTGAAAAAGGAAATAGTAATTGGCTTTTTATAGATTCTTTTATTACTAAAAATAATAGTAAATTTAAAGCTACCTCCTTAGGAATTACAGAAGAGAGTAACAATAAATTCGTTCCTTCATCATTATTTTATGATATTCCAGAAAGAAAAGGAAAATATATTGGTAAAGTTTTGCTTGTTGGATTTAGAAATATTTTAGAAAAAGAGACTGTTTATAATACTATTTTCAGAGTAGCTAATATTCATAATATTTCTAATGAAATTAAAAATAAATTTAGAAATTTAGAAAATTATAATTGTTTCACAGGAAATATTTTAAAAAATTTTCAACATAAAAAAGGAGAATTTAGGTGGATAGCTAAAGATGATGTAATCAAACAAGGTATTTCTAAAAAAATTAATGCTGAATTAAAAACTTTAAATAACTCTAATCTTGATGAAGAAAAAATTTATAAAAGTACTCCAATAGGTTATTATAATGTTATTGATTTAGAAATATCAGAGGAAATAGAAAAAAATTTTGTTTCATTAAAACAAGAGAAAACTATAACTATCAAATCTAGTAAAAAATAA
- a CDS encoding RluA family pseudouridine synthase — MKKYIVEHEYDGYEIGTYLKETKGYSSRGLRNLEIYLNGKRIKNNAKKIKKLNRIVIIEKEKSTGIKAMDIPLDIAYEDENLLIVNKEPYIIVHPTQKKVDKTLANAVVNYFEKTVGKTLVPRFYNRLDMNTSGLIIIAKNAYTQAFLQDKTEVKKTYKVIVGGIIEKDDFFIEIPIGKIGDDLRRIELSEENGGKSAKTHIKVLERNFEKNITYLEARLYTGRTHQIRAHLSLIGHALVGDELYGGDMKLAKRQMLHAYRLEFQNPKTLEDLVVEIDIPKDMKEILNI; from the coding sequence ATGAAAAAATATATTGTTGAACATGAATATGATGGATATGAAATAGGAACTTATTTGAAAGAGACAAAAGGCTATTCAAGTAGAGGACTAAGAAATTTAGAAATTTATTTGAATGGAAAAAGAATAAAAAATAATGCAAAGAAAATAAAAAAATTAAATAGAATTGTTATAATTGAAAAAGAAAAAAGTACTGGTATAAAAGCTATGGATATTCCACTTGACATTGCTTACGAAGATGAAAATTTATTGATAGTGAATAAAGAACCCTATATAATTGTTCACCCTACACAAAAAAAAGTAGATAAGACACTAGCTAATGCTGTTGTAAATTATTTTGAAAAAACTGTGGGGAAAACTTTAGTTCCTAGATTTTACAATAGATTAGATATGAACACATCAGGGCTTATTATTATTGCTAAGAATGCCTACACTCAAGCTTTTTTACAAGATAAGACGGAAGTAAAAAAAACATATAAGGTTATAGTTGGTGGAATAATAGAAAAAGATGATTTTTTTATTGAGATACCTATTGGAAAAATTGGGGATGACTTAAGAAGAATAGAACTTTCTGAAGAAAATGGAGGGAAGTCTGCTAAAACTCATATTAAAGTTTTAGAAAGAAACTTTGAAAAAAATATTACTTATCTTGAGGCTAGATTGTATACGGGTAGAACACATCAAATAAGAGCACATTTAAGTCTTATAGGTCATGCACTTGTGGGAGATGAACTTTATGGTGGAGATATGAAATTAGCTAAAAGGCAAATGTTACATGCATATAGATTAGAGTTTCAAAATCCTAAAACTTTAGAAGATTTAGTTGTTGAAATTGATATACCTAAAGATATGAAAGAAATTTTAAATATTTAA